One Paenibacillus sp. FSL H7-0737 DNA segment encodes these proteins:
- the gndA gene encoding NADP-dependent phosphogluconate dehydrogenase, with protein sequence MSKQQQIGVVGLAVMGKNLALNIESRGYSVAVFNRSYDKTEEFLTNEAYGKNFIGSETVEEFVNALEKPRKILLMVKAGSATDATIESLKPFLEEGDILIDGGNTFFQDTIRRNKELQSAGFHFIGTGVSGGEEGALKGPSIMPGGKKEAYELVKPILEAISAKVDGDPCCTYIGPDGAGHYVKMVHNGIEYGDMQLISEAYFILKQVLNLSAAELHDVFSEWNKGELDSYLIEITADIFAKTDEETGKPMVDVILDTAGQKGTGKWTSQNALDLGVPLPIITESVFARFISAMKEERVKASKLLQGPEKKSYNGDQDELIEAVRKALYMSKICSYAQGFAQMRVASEEYEWNLRYGDIAMIFRGGCIIRAQFLQKIKDAYDQDAELANLLLDPYFKDIVEEYQTALRDVLSLAIKCGIPVPSFSSAIAYYDSYRAETLPANLLQAQRDYFGAHTYQRVDKEGVFHTKWLE encoded by the coding sequence ATGTCTAAACAGCAGCAGATTGGTGTCGTAGGTCTTGCAGTGATGGGGAAGAACCTGGCTTTGAATATAGAAAGCAGAGGTTATTCCGTCGCAGTCTTTAATCGTTCTTATGATAAAACAGAAGAGTTCCTAACCAATGAAGCGTATGGCAAGAATTTTATAGGCTCAGAAACGGTTGAAGAGTTTGTAAATGCGCTCGAGAAACCACGAAAAATATTACTGATGGTTAAAGCGGGTTCAGCTACGGATGCGACAATCGAATCGTTAAAGCCTTTTCTTGAAGAAGGCGATATTTTGATAGATGGAGGAAATACTTTCTTCCAAGATACTATTCGTAGAAACAAGGAACTACAATCCGCCGGCTTTCATTTTATTGGTACTGGCGTATCTGGTGGGGAGGAAGGAGCTCTTAAGGGCCCTTCCATCATGCCTGGGGGGAAGAAAGAAGCTTATGAGCTTGTAAAGCCCATTCTCGAGGCTATATCGGCCAAAGTCGATGGCGATCCTTGCTGTACCTATATTGGACCCGACGGTGCCGGACACTATGTGAAGATGGTTCACAATGGCATAGAATATGGCGATATGCAATTGATTTCGGAGGCTTATTTTATTCTGAAGCAGGTCCTGAATCTTAGTGCTGCAGAGCTGCATGATGTATTTAGTGAGTGGAATAAAGGTGAGCTGGATAGTTATTTGATTGAGATTACTGCCGATATTTTTGCGAAAACAGATGAAGAAACCGGAAAGCCTATGGTCGATGTCATCCTAGATACCGCTGGCCAAAAAGGTACAGGAAAGTGGACTAGTCAAAATGCGCTAGATCTCGGCGTTCCGCTGCCTATCATTACAGAATCTGTATTTGCACGCTTTATCTCGGCCATGAAGGAGGAACGGGTAAAGGCTAGTAAATTGCTTCAAGGACCAGAGAAGAAGAGCTACAATGGTGATCAAGATGAGCTGATCGAAGCTGTTCGGAAAGCACTATATATGAGTAAAATTTGCTCGTATGCTCAAGGCTTTGCACAGATGCGTGTAGCGTCTGAGGAGTACGAATGGAATTTACGTTACGGAGATATAGCCATGATCTTCCGTGGCGGTTGTATTATTCGTGCGCAATTCCTACAAAAAATCAAAGATGCCTATGATCAAGATGCTGAGCTTGCTAACCTTTTGCTAGATCCATACTTTAAAGATATAGTGGAAGAGTACCAGACGGCTCTACGTGACGTTCTATCACTTGCGATTAAATGCGGGATCCCTGTACCTTCATTTTCAAGTGCGATTGCTTACTACGACAGTTATCGCGCGGAGACACTTCCTGCAAACTTACTACAGGCACAGCGAGATTATTTTGGTGCCCATACTTATCAGAGAGTAGATAAAGAAGGCGTATTTCATACAAAATGGTTAGAATAG
- the uidA gene encoding beta-glucuronidase — protein MLYPIVTETRSIIDLNGLWNFKLDSGVGFQEKWFESKLTDTIAMAVPASFNDIGVKAEIRDHVGWVWYEREFTVPDVFSAERTVLRFGSATHQAKVYVNGELAVEHKGGFLPFETELNQILKSGKNRLTVALNNIVDYSTLPVGIYSEKEIPGIGKKLKNEPNFDFFNYAGLQRPVKIYTTPHTYVQDVEIVTALEGLNGKVNYAVKFVNNAEVKVTVLDEAGDIVAEQAGEAGTISLKNVKLWQPLNAYLYTLQIELVDDGTTVDVYEQPFGVRTVEVKDGKFLINNKPFYFKGFGKHEDSPIHGRGFDEAANIIDFNLMKWMGANSFRTSHYPYSEELMRLADREGFVVIDEIPAVGLHVNFMVMLSGGRAHKNTWEELQTKEQHEQDIRELIARDKNHPSVVMWNVANEPASEEEGAYEYFKPLVELMRELDPQKRPVTLVTHLASTPDRDKIAELIDVLALNRYYGWYVDGGDLESAKVKLRAEFNGWLKRCPNTPIMMTEYGADTVAGFHDVEPVMFTEEYQVEFYKANHEVFDEFPHFIGEQVWNFADFATSQGIIRVQGNKKGIFTRDRKPKYAAHELRKRWTAIPDFHYKQDNE, from the coding sequence ATGTTATATCCAATCGTTACTGAAACTCGCAGTATTATTGATCTTAATGGATTATGGAACTTTAAGCTAGATTCAGGTGTGGGCTTTCAAGAAAAATGGTTTGAATCCAAATTAACAGATACGATAGCGATGGCTGTTCCAGCATCCTTTAACGACATCGGGGTAAAAGCAGAAATCCGTGATCATGTAGGCTGGGTATGGTATGAAAGAGAATTTACAGTGCCGGATGTGTTCTCGGCTGAGCGTACTGTCTTGAGATTTGGTTCTGCGACACATCAAGCTAAGGTGTATGTTAATGGAGAGCTTGCTGTTGAGCATAAAGGTGGCTTTCTGCCTTTTGAAACGGAGCTAAATCAGATCTTGAAATCAGGCAAAAACAGATTGACTGTTGCGTTGAACAATATTGTTGATTATTCCACACTGCCTGTTGGGATTTACTCTGAGAAAGAAATACCAGGAATCGGAAAAAAGCTGAAAAATGAACCCAATTTCGATTTTTTCAATTATGCTGGTCTTCAGCGTCCTGTTAAGATCTATACAACACCTCACACCTATGTACAAGATGTTGAAATTGTAACCGCTTTAGAAGGTCTGAACGGTAAGGTTAACTACGCTGTGAAATTCGTAAATAATGCAGAAGTTAAAGTAACAGTTCTGGACGAAGCAGGAGACATCGTTGCTGAGCAAGCGGGAGAGGCTGGCACAATCTCACTTAAAAATGTTAAGCTTTGGCAACCGTTGAACGCTTATCTGTACACACTACAAATTGAGCTTGTTGATGATGGAACTACTGTCGATGTGTATGAGCAACCGTTTGGCGTGCGAACTGTGGAAGTAAAAGATGGGAAGTTCTTAATCAACAATAAGCCATTTTACTTTAAGGGTTTTGGTAAACACGAAGATTCACCCATTCATGGTAGAGGCTTTGATGAAGCGGCCAATATTATAGACTTTAATCTGATGAAGTGGATGGGAGCGAACTCCTTCCGCACTTCCCATTATCCATACTCTGAAGAATTAATGCGTCTTGCGGACCGTGAAGGTTTTGTTGTGATTGATGAAATCCCCGCCGTGGGACTACATGTGAACTTTATGGTCATGTTATCAGGAGGCAGAGCCCATAAAAATACATGGGAGGAACTCCAAACCAAAGAGCAACATGAGCAAGATATTCGGGAATTAATTGCACGAGATAAAAACCATCCGTCTGTTGTGATGTGGAATGTGGCTAATGAACCTGCGTCCGAGGAAGAAGGGGCCTATGAATACTTTAAGCCGCTTGTAGAATTGATGAGAGAATTAGATCCGCAAAAACGACCAGTTACACTCGTTACTCATCTAGCTTCTACTCCAGATCGAGATAAAATTGCTGAACTAATCGATGTTCTAGCTTTGAATCGTTACTATGGTTGGTATGTGGATGGGGGAGACCTAGAATCTGCAAAAGTGAAATTGCGTGCAGAATTCAATGGTTGGCTTAAACGTTGCCCTAACACACCGATCATGATGACCGAATACGGGGCGGATACTGTGGCTGGATTCCATGACGTTGAACCGGTTATGTTCACTGAAGAATATCAAGTGGAGTTTTATAAAGCTAATCATGAAGTATTTGATGAATTCCCTCATTTTATCGGTGAGCAGGTTTGGAATTTTGCAGATTTCGCTACAAGTCAGGGAATCATTCGTGTGCAAGGGAATAAGAAGGGGATCTTTACTCGGGATCGTAAGCCTAAGTATGCAGCGCATGAATTACGTAAACGGTGGACTGCAATTCCAGACTTCCATTACAAACAGGATAACGAATAG
- the uxaC gene encoding glucuronate isomerase produces MKSFLDHHFLLNSDTAIRLFENGANQLPIFDFHCHLNPQEIWENKPYANITQLWLGGDHYKWRTMRMNGISEKFITGDADDWEKFKAWAETVPHLIGNPLYHWTHLELKMFFGIEKILSPSTAHEIWTECNEKLLLPTHRPRGFIAKSNVKFIGTTDDPLSTLEYHDLLNQDETFETLIAPTFRPDGALNIESASFLSWLDQLKNITGSSIDSLEDFLDALKQRVNYFHEHGGRASDHDIQKLDYSEVSEEVVTAIFNKRLNKETLSEAEITDYRSYLLKALGKMYAEKQWVMQLHMGAIRNNNTKMKKLIGSDTGFDSVGETNFAQGLSRFLDALDQEDSLPRTVLFNLNPKDNAVLAGMMGNYYEEGIPGKVQFGSGWWFNDHIDGMEKQMKDLANVGLISHFIGMLTDSRSFLSYARHEYFRRILCKIVGNWVEQGLIPNDMDFLEQMIRNIGYHNADKFFLQR; encoded by the coding sequence ATGAAAAGTTTTCTGGATCATCACTTTCTGTTAAATTCAGATACAGCTATACGACTGTTCGAAAATGGTGCGAATCAATTGCCTATTTTTGACTTTCACTGTCATCTGAATCCCCAAGAAATTTGGGAAAACAAGCCGTATGCTAATATTACTCAACTCTGGCTTGGGGGGGATCATTACAAATGGCGCACCATGCGAATGAATGGTATAAGCGAAAAGTTTATCACTGGAGATGCAGATGACTGGGAGAAGTTTAAGGCTTGGGCTGAGACGGTTCCACATTTAATAGGAAATCCTCTATATCATTGGACACACCTGGAATTGAAGATGTTCTTCGGGATAGAGAAAATTCTTAGTCCATCAACAGCACATGAAATTTGGACGGAATGTAATGAGAAGCTGCTTCTGCCAACGCACAGACCTAGAGGTTTTATTGCAAAATCAAATGTGAAATTTATTGGAACGACAGATGATCCGCTATCCACACTTGAATATCACGATCTCTTAAATCAAGATGAAACTTTTGAGACGCTTATCGCACCGACGTTTCGACCGGATGGCGCTCTAAATATTGAATCCGCTTCCTTTTTATCCTGGTTAGATCAATTGAAAAACATCACTGGAAGTTCGATTGATTCTTTGGAGGATTTTCTGGATGCTTTGAAGCAAAGAGTGAATTATTTCCATGAGCATGGCGGACGCGCATCGGACCATGATATTCAGAAGCTGGATTATTCGGAGGTTTCCGAGGAAGTGGTTACTGCTATTTTTAACAAAAGATTGAATAAAGAGACGCTTAGCGAAGCTGAGATCACGGATTATCGTTCTTATCTGCTCAAAGCATTAGGAAAAATGTACGCGGAGAAACAGTGGGTGATGCAGCTGCATATGGGCGCTATCCGCAATAATAATACAAAAATGAAAAAGCTTATTGGCTCTGACACAGGTTTTGATTCAGTGGGTGAAACTAATTTTGCACAAGGATTGTCCAGATTCTTGGATGCTCTTGATCAAGAGGACTCTCTGCCGAGAACGGTTCTATTTAACCTCAATCCTAAGGATAATGCAGTGCTTGCGGGGATGATGGGGAATTACTATGAAGAGGGTATCCCAGGCAAAGTACAGTTTGGCTCCGGATGGTGGTTCAATGACCATATTGATGGCATGGAAAAACAAATGAAGGATTTAGCGAACGTTGGTTTGATTAGCCATTTTATTGGAATGCTTACCGATTCTCGAAGCTTTTTGTCTTATGCTCGTCATGAATATTTCCGGCGTATTTTATGTAAGATTGTTGGAAACTGGGTGGAACAAGGTCTAATTCCTAATGATATGGATTTTCTGGAACAGATGATTCGAAACATCGGCTATCATAATGCGGATAAGTTTTTCTTGCAAAGATAA
- a CDS encoding ROK family transcriptional regulator, which yields MITGDASYIKKINRSLIIREIVKKGMISRADLSKAVALTRATISVQVADLLEDELVVETQLEHNAVGRKPIMLSLNADAGYALGIDLDYGQISFALTDLLGRPVFSNIVKLETTDYSEILALLIKHIITYKKNYTNSRYGIIGIVIAIHGLVSNQEVIHYVPRLGWNDVNLKADLENALNLEIHLENNSNLSSFAERVYVHHDTDNLLSATFHSGIGLGMIINNKFFRGHDGFAGEIGHMIVVPGGRPCKCGNKGCWEKYASESNIMEVLSERKKTPNITYEQIQEWIDQGDAEVTEIMDEFIYYLSIGLNNMINIYNPDVIVIDSELLRIYPDSIYKIKQNLNSQISHYRELLISTLGKNSSILGACALAIQYFLDVPVLNLPNAMEASE from the coding sequence ATGATTACCGGTGATGCTTCATACATAAAGAAGATTAATCGTTCTTTGATAATCAGAGAAATTGTTAAGAAAGGAATGATCTCCCGGGCAGATCTATCCAAAGCTGTAGCACTAACAAGAGCAACTATCTCTGTTCAAGTAGCTGATCTGTTAGAAGATGAATTGGTTGTAGAAACACAGCTTGAACATAATGCTGTTGGACGCAAGCCAATTATGCTCTCTTTAAATGCTGACGCGGGTTATGCCCTCGGTATTGATCTAGATTATGGGCAAATATCCTTTGCGCTTACAGATCTTCTAGGACGCCCTGTATTTTCTAACATCGTTAAGCTTGAAACCACTGACTATTCCGAGATTCTTGCACTGCTAATCAAACATATCATCACATACAAAAAAAATTACACAAATAGTCGATATGGCATTATTGGTATTGTGATCGCCATTCACGGCCTCGTCTCGAATCAAGAGGTGATTCATTATGTGCCTCGTTTGGGATGGAATGATGTAAATCTGAAAGCAGATCTAGAAAACGCACTTAACCTTGAAATTCATCTTGAGAATAACTCGAATCTCAGTTCTTTTGCCGAAAGAGTCTATGTCCATCATGATACGGATAATCTTTTATCAGCTACATTTCATTCAGGTATAGGCTTAGGAATGATTATTAACAACAAATTCTTTCGTGGACATGACGGGTTTGCAGGAGAAATTGGGCATATGATTGTGGTGCCGGGCGGAAGACCGTGTAAATGCGGAAATAAAGGGTGCTGGGAGAAATATGCCTCTGAATCTAATATTATGGAGGTTTTGTCCGAAAGAAAGAAAACCCCTAATATTACCTATGAACAAATTCAGGAGTGGATTGACCAAGGTGATGCGGAAGTCACTGAGATCATGGATGAATTTATCTACTATCTCTCCATTGGCTTAAATAATATGATCAATATTTATAATCCAGACGTTATCGTAATAGATAGTGAATTGTTACGGATCTATCCAGACTCTATTTATAAAATCAAACAAAATTTGAATTCACAAATTAGCCATTACCGTGAATTGTTAATCTCTACGCTTGGCAAAAACTCATCCATTCTAGGAGCTTGCGCTCTGGCCATTCAGTATTTCCTAGATGTACCTGTGCTAAATCTGCCAAACGCAATGGAAGCTTCAGAGTAA
- a CDS encoding NUDIX hydrolase, translating to MFIVNVESAICRDDKWLVITRSIKEEHAGGTLSLVGGKVDVEGSTVDIIERTVKRELYEEVGIEIKDAVTFVFSSSFVTDAGCNVINMVFLCEYDSGTAYNKSPDEVEAVHWMTYEEIMNHPQAPPWTKESIRRVALTRS from the coding sequence GTGTTCATAGTAAACGTAGAAAGTGCAATCTGTAGGGATGACAAATGGCTTGTTATTACACGAAGTATCAAAGAAGAACATGCAGGTGGTACTCTGTCTCTTGTAGGAGGGAAAGTAGACGTTGAAGGAAGCACAGTCGATATCATAGAACGGACTGTAAAACGAGAACTTTATGAGGAAGTTGGCATCGAGATAAAAGATGCTGTTACTTTTGTATTCAGTTCCTCCTTTGTGACAGATGCTGGATGCAACGTTATAAATATGGTCTTCCTATGCGAATATGACAGTGGTACAGCATATAACAAGAGTCCTGATGAGGTTGAAGCCGTACATTGGATGACCTACGAGGAAATAATGAATCATCCTCAAGCTCCTCCTTGGACAAAAGAGAGTATAAGAAGAGTAGCTCTAACAAGAAGCTGA
- a CDS encoding alpha-glucosidase/alpha-galactosidase, with protein MSKITFIGAGSTVFAKNVLGDCMRTPALQGFELALYDIDLQRLKDSENMLSNIKASSGSTCIVKSYTDRKEALRGAKYVINAIQVGGYDPCTITDFEIPKKYGLRQTIADTVGIGGIFRNLRTIPVMLDFAADVREVCPDALFMNYTNPMAVLTNVMNTYGDVKTVGLCHSVQHCIPGLFEHLGMDQTGVQAKIAGINHMAWLLEVTKDGEDLYPEIKRRAAEKQKEHHGDMVRYEMMLKFGYYITESSEHNAEYHPYFIKRNYPELIERFQIPLDEYPRRCVEQIERWQKMREELVNNKELVHERSHEYASYIMEAIETNVPFKIGGNVMNTGLITNLPKEACVEVPCLVDRSGVTPTFVGDLPPQCAALNRTNINTQLLTIEAAITHKREHIYHAAMLDPHTAAELSMDDITNMCDELITAHGDWLPAYK; from the coding sequence ATGTCCAAAATTACATTTATCGGAGCGGGTAGTACTGTATTTGCAAAGAACGTTTTAGGAGATTGCATGAGAACTCCAGCCCTTCAAGGCTTTGAGCTTGCCCTATATGATATTGATCTTCAGCGCCTAAAAGATTCCGAGAATATGCTGAGTAATATAAAAGCAAGTAGTGGCAGTACTTGTATCGTGAAATCCTATACGGATCGTAAGGAAGCTTTACGTGGAGCTAAATATGTGATTAATGCGATTCAGGTCGGGGGTTATGATCCTTGTACCATTACAGACTTTGAAATTCCGAAGAAATATGGTTTGCGTCAAACGATTGCGGACACGGTTGGTATCGGTGGCATTTTCCGCAACTTACGTACGATTCCTGTCATGCTTGATTTTGCTGCAGATGTGAGAGAGGTTTGTCCAGATGCGCTCTTTATGAACTATACGAATCCAATGGCCGTATTGACGAATGTGATGAACACTTATGGTGATGTGAAGACCGTTGGATTATGTCATAGCGTACAGCATTGTATTCCAGGCTTATTCGAGCATCTGGGAATGGATCAGACAGGTGTACAGGCTAAGATTGCCGGTATTAACCATATGGCTTGGCTACTCGAGGTTACGAAGGACGGAGAGGACTTATATCCAGAAATCAAACGCCGCGCTGCTGAGAAGCAGAAAGAACATCACGGGGACATGGTTCGTTATGAAATGATGCTTAAATTTGGATACTACATTACGGAGTCTTCAGAACATAACGCAGAATATCATCCTTATTTTATCAAACGTAATTATCCTGAGCTCATCGAACGCTTTCAAATTCCACTCGACGAGTACCCACGCCGCTGTGTAGAACAAATTGAACGGTGGCAGAAGATGCGTGAAGAATTAGTAAATAACAAAGAGCTTGTACATGAACGTTCGCATGAATATGCGTCCTACATTATGGAAGCCATCGAAACGAATGTACCTTTCAAAATTGGTGGTAATGTTATGAATACAGGTCTTATCACCAATCTTCCGAAAGAAGCATGTGTTGAAGTTCCGTGCCTTGTAGACCGTAGTGGCGTCACTCCAACCTTTGTTGGAGATCTGCCTCCGCAGTGTGCCGCACTGAATCGTACGAACATTAATACACAATTGTTAACAATCGAAGCAGCGATTACTCATAAGAGAGAGCATATTTATCACGCAGCTATGCTCGATCCGCACACTGCCGCCGAACTGTCGATGGATGACATTACGAATATGTGTGATGAGCTGATCACAGCCCATGGAGATTGGTTGCCCGCGTATAAATAA
- a CDS encoding AraC family transcriptional regulator, whose amino-acid sequence MASEHYHFTAGFNLAPDEIDLTVLFSGEGKPVPGHKMGPSVHDYYLIHTVMDGKGVFQSGSNSHICGTGDTFVIFPGALFSYQADMEQPWTYAWVALQGEAVQQLFKEVGITPDKPLIHLDNLIEIHNLYEHIRFSFQQSAYPRLESLEASGWLRLLVHKFGLANIGSLTPKSAQLPDVIDRQINQAIRWISLQFHQQISIDHMASSLGYHRAHLSKAFKQKIGMSPKQYLLKVRMDKAKELLGGTLTIDQVSSSVGFNDALYFSKQFRKWSGMSPSEYRSHLRSGT is encoded by the coding sequence ATGGCTTCAGAGCATTATCATTTCACAGCAGGGTTTAATCTTGCTCCTGATGAAATCGACCTAACTGTATTGTTCAGCGGAGAAGGTAAACCGGTCCCGGGACATAAGATGGGGCCTTCTGTTCACGATTACTACCTTATACATACCGTAATGGATGGAAAGGGTGTGTTTCAGAGTGGAAGTAACTCTCATATATGTGGTACGGGAGATACCTTTGTCATTTTCCCAGGGGCATTATTCAGCTATCAGGCAGACATGGAACAGCCTTGGACTTATGCATGGGTAGCCTTGCAAGGAGAAGCCGTTCAGCAGCTATTTAAAGAAGTGGGGATTACACCGGACAAGCCGTTAATACACTTAGATAACCTTATAGAGATACATAACTTGTATGAACATATTCGTTTTTCCTTTCAGCAATCTGCTTATCCAAGGTTGGAAAGTTTGGAGGCTTCTGGGTGGCTGCGCCTTCTGGTGCACAAATTCGGCCTTGCGAACATAGGTTCACTCACCCCTAAATCCGCACAATTACCGGATGTTATCGACCGCCAGATCAATCAAGCGATCCGCTGGATCTCTCTCCAATTTCATCAACAGATCAGTATCGACCACATGGCATCCTCTCTTGGTTATCATAGGGCACACCTCTCTAAGGCCTTTAAGCAAAAGATCGGAATGTCACCCAAGCAATATTTGTTAAAGGTTCGCATGGATAAAGCAAAGGAACTGCTTGGAGGAACGCTCACCATCGACCAGGTATCCTCTTCGGTCGGTTTCAATGATGCGTTATATTTCTCCAAGCAATTCCGTAAGTGGAGCGGTATGTCCCCCAGTGAATATCGAAGCCATCTTCGATCTGGCACATGA
- a CDS encoding GrpB family protein, protein MSIAQKTKVVEVVPYDPEWKLEFDRIKEQLLSYVGDLIITIEHVGSTSIEGLAAKPIIDLDLVMDSNDVLPKIIERLQQYGYEHQGNLGIEGREAFKRRQADEFMQYHLYVCPKDGKGYLEHIAFRDYLRSNAVARQAYAEVKQHLAEQHRYDMDAYCEGKTAFVTSILSKAMK, encoded by the coding sequence ATGAGCATCGCTCAGAAGACGAAAGTCGTAGAAGTTGTCCCTTATGATCCAGAGTGGAAGTTAGAATTCGATAGAATAAAAGAACAGTTGTTATCTTATGTTGGCGACCTCATTATTACGATAGAGCATGTGGGGAGTACTTCCATTGAAGGACTCGCTGCTAAACCCATCATAGATCTTGATCTTGTAATGGATAGCAACGATGTACTCCCAAAAATCATAGAACGTTTACAACAGTATGGTTATGAACATCAAGGGAACTTGGGAATCGAGGGCAGGGAAGCCTTCAAAAGACGTCAAGCGGACGAATTCATGCAATATCATCTGTATGTATGCCCTAAGGATGGAAAAGGGTATTTGGAGCATATCGCTTTTAGAGACTATCTCCGTTCAAATGCGGTAGCGCGCCAAGCATATGCAGAAGTCAAACAGCATTTGGCGGAACAACATCGTTACGATATGGATGCTTACTGTGAAGGAAAGACAGCGTTTGTCACCTCGATTTTATCAAAAGCCATGAAATAA
- a CDS encoding MFS transporter — protein sequence MTQSITPAAVRVGGGLTKQFILILAIASGLSVANMYYNQPLLADIGRTFHASSNAVGYVSMLTQIGYALGMLFFVPLGDIRERRTLISGLLIAVSLSLVGFATAQNLIWMYIASFAIGITTVVPQVIIPLSAELALPEERGKVIGTVMSGLFFGILLARTISGIIGDMFGWRAMYWIAAAIMLLLSLILYQLIPKTKPENNSSYTDLLKSMGNLIRRYSTLREASLIGACMFGGFSVFWTSLAFFLEGEPYHYSSSITGLFGLIGVAGAAGAPFIGRLADRIAPKKIVGILLLLTLIAYGFFGLAGFTIWSLIAGVIILDLGVQGSQVSNQTRIYALEPAARSRINTVFMVSTFTGGAIGSTLGSFAWQHWGWNGVCLMGGMLIVAAICIWIVYRGIEKKTFIAGGA from the coding sequence ATGACACAATCTATCACACCCGCTGCAGTTCGTGTAGGAGGAGGCCTAACTAAGCAATTCATACTTATTTTAGCCATTGCATCAGGATTAAGCGTCGCAAATATGTATTACAATCAGCCCCTTTTGGCCGATATAGGACGAACATTCCATGCATCCTCTAACGCAGTAGGATATGTATCGATGCTTACTCAGATCGGTTATGCGCTTGGGATGTTATTCTTTGTTCCGTTGGGCGACATCCGTGAACGAAGAACACTAATATCCGGACTTCTTATTGCTGTATCACTATCACTTGTTGGTTTCGCTACAGCTCAGAACCTTATTTGGATGTATATCGCCAGCTTTGCTATTGGCATTACTACGGTCGTGCCGCAGGTTATCATTCCTCTCTCGGCGGAGCTCGCTTTGCCAGAAGAAAGAGGAAAGGTTATTGGAACAGTAATGAGCGGGCTGTTTTTTGGTATTTTGCTTGCAAGAACAATATCTGGAATTATAGGAGATATGTTCGGCTGGAGAGCCATGTACTGGATTGCCGCAGCTATAATGCTATTGTTATCCCTTATCTTATACCAACTAATTCCAAAGACGAAACCAGAAAATAATTCATCCTATACAGATCTACTGAAATCAATGGGGAATTTGATTCGCAGATATTCGACGCTTCGTGAAGCATCATTGATTGGTGCTTGTATGTTTGGTGGCTTCAGCGTGTTCTGGACTTCACTGGCTTTCTTTCTAGAAGGTGAACCTTACCACTATAGTAGCTCTATCACAGGCTTGTTTGGATTGATCGGTGTAGCAGGTGCTGCGGGTGCTCCATTTATCGGTAGGTTAGCTGATAGGATCGCACCGAAAAAGATAGTAGGTATACTACTATTGCTGACATTGATTGCTTATGGATTCTTCGGTTTAGCTGGATTTACAATTTGGAGCCTGATTGCCGGTGTTATTATCCTGGATCTTGGAGTACAAGGGTCACAGGTTAGTAACCAAACACGGATCTATGCACTTGAGCCGGCGGCGCGCAGCCGAATAAATACGGTGTTTATGGTTAGCACTTTTACAGGTGGAGCTATTGGATCAACACTTGGAAGCTTTGCATGGCAGCATTGGGGCTGGAATGGCGTCTGTCTGATGGGTGGAATGCTAATTGTGGCCGCTATATGTATATGGATAGTCTATAGAGGAATTGAGAAGAAGACATTCATCGCAGGAGGTGCATGA